In a single window of the Acetivibrio clariflavus DSM 19732 genome:
- a CDS encoding cysteine peptidase family C39 domain-containing protein encodes MKYTFVRQHDATDCAAACLAMICLHYKKETTITKLRDLMGTDIKGTNIIGLKKCCDELGFTSQAVRVDKEGFLSDFTLPCIANVITKEGLSHFVVIFKKTKKHVIIGDPAKNLLKVKIDEFYKDFTGVLLILKPNQNFVSDKIKGEKVFYRFLKLLLPQKNFSFIQFWLQLY; translated from the coding sequence ATGAAATATACTTTTGTTAGACAACATGATGCCACTGATTGTGCAGCAGCATGTCTTGCGATGATATGTTTGCATTATAAAAAAGAAACTACGATAACAAAACTTAGAGATTTAATGGGTACCGATATAAAAGGTACAAATATAATTGGGTTAAAAAAATGCTGTGATGAGTTGGGATTTACTTCTCAGGCGGTTCGAGTTGATAAGGAAGGTTTTTTGAGTGACTTTACTCTGCCGTGTATTGCGAATGTTATTACTAAAGAGGGACTTAGTCACTTTGTTGTAATATTTAAGAAAACTAAAAAACATGTTATAATAGGTGATCCTGCAAAGAATTTATTGAAGGTTAAGATAGACGAGTTTTACAAGGATTTTACAGGTGTATTACTCATATTGAAACCCAATCAGAATTTTGTAAGCGATAAGATAAAGGGAGAAAAAGTATTTTATAGATTCTTGAAGCTTTTATTACCGCAAAAAAACTTTTCATTTATTCAATTTTGGCTTCAATTATATTGA
- a CDS encoding peptidase domain-containing ABC transporter: MSSLFNKVIMDEILPYQLKGMLVSVLIIFSVIAVTQVVIGFIRQWMMIYLSQKIDIPLLLGYFEHVYKLPMKFFASRKTGDIITRFSDAFTIKGIFTNIALTLIIDILMTLITGVILFKMNAALFVVILFLTVISIGLVFVFKEPYKKLNEEQMQQSSVLNSQIIEGLRAVETIKGNANEETELENIEREYIRLLRIGLRGGMLSNIQGSISSLVQTVGNLALMYIGVMQVINNEISLGSLMAFITLSGYFMEPVGRLVQLQLQIQEANISMKRIAEILDSEIEQEDGSYQNVEKIEGDIEFINVTFRYGNRKPVLKNISFRIPKGKKVALIGSSGSGKSTIAKLLLKYYEPENGEILIDGVDISEFSNSSLRKAISYVPQNVELFSKSIYDNIRITKMNSTLEEVKEAAKQAGAHEFIKRLPLQYYTYLEESGNGLSGGEKQRIALARAFLKKSEFYILDEPTSNLDFATESIIFDMIYNKFENKSMLIIAHRLATIKNCDEIIVIDKGEIIEKGTHEELIALKGKYYELWEMQQGNFVTKNDVEELKEEIAIAGEEEMCY; encoded by the coding sequence GTGTCTTCACTTTTCAATAAAGTAATTATGGATGAAATATTGCCATACCAATTAAAAGGTATGCTGGTCTCAGTGCTGATAATATTTTCAGTTATTGCGGTTACGCAAGTGGTAATTGGTTTTATAAGACAGTGGATGATGATATATTTGTCCCAGAAAATAGATATACCTTTGTTGCTGGGCTATTTTGAACACGTTTATAAACTTCCGATGAAGTTTTTTGCTTCAAGGAAAACTGGAGATATTATTACAAGATTTTCTGATGCATTTACCATTAAAGGTATATTTACAAATATTGCTTTGACGTTGATTATTGATATTTTAATGACACTGATAACCGGTGTGATTTTGTTTAAGATGAATGCTGCTCTATTTGTGGTGATTCTTTTCCTTACAGTAATAAGTATCGGTTTAGTATTTGTCTTTAAAGAGCCGTATAAAAAACTTAATGAAGAACAGATGCAACAATCTTCAGTGCTAAATTCACAAATAATTGAAGGACTGAGAGCAGTTGAAACAATTAAGGGGAATGCGAATGAAGAAACGGAATTAGAGAACATTGAAAGAGAATATATAAGGTTGTTAAGAATAGGATTAAGGGGAGGAATGCTGTCTAATATTCAGGGTTCCATATCCAGCCTTGTACAGACTGTTGGTAATTTAGCATTGATGTATATAGGGGTTATGCAAGTTATTAATAATGAAATATCATTAGGAAGTCTGATGGCGTTTATTACATTATCCGGGTATTTTATGGAACCTGTAGGGAGGCTTGTCCAATTACAGTTACAGATACAGGAAGCGAATATATCAATGAAAAGAATAGCGGAGATTTTAGACAGTGAGATAGAGCAGGAAGATGGCAGTTATCAAAATGTTGAGAAAATAGAGGGGGATATTGAGTTTATAAATGTTACTTTTAGATATGGAAATAGGAAACCGGTTCTTAAAAATATTTCTTTCAGAATTCCGAAAGGAAAAAAAGTAGCATTGATTGGAAGCAGCGGAAGTGGCAAATCTACGATTGCTAAATTGTTGCTCAAATATTATGAGCCGGAAAATGGAGAAATACTTATTGATGGAGTTGATATCAGCGAATTTAGTAACAGTTCACTTAGAAAAGCGATATCATATGTTCCTCAGAATGTAGAGCTTTTTTCCAAAAGTATTTATGACAATATAAGGATTACAAAAATGAATTCGACTTTGGAAGAAGTTAAAGAAGCAGCGAAACAAGCAGGTGCTCATGAATTTATAAAAAGACTTCCATTGCAATATTATACTTATCTTGAGGAATCGGGAAACGGACTGAGCGGTGGAGAAAAGCAGAGGATTGCTTTGGCAAGGGCATTTCTTAAAAAGAGTGAATTTTATATATTGGATGAGCCCACAAGTAATCTTGATTTTGCAACAGAGAGTATAATTTTCGACATGATTTACAATAAATTCGAGAATAAATCGATGTTGATTATTGCACATAGATTGGCAACTATAAAGAATTGTGATGAAATTATTGTAATTGATAAAGGTGAAATTATTGAGAAAGGTACTCATGAAGAGTTAATAGCACTTAAGGGAAAGTATTATGAACTTTGGGAGATGCAACAGGGGAATTTTGTTACGAAGAATGATGTGGAGGAATTGAAAGAAGAAATAGCAATCGCCGGGGAAGAAGAAATGTGTTATTAG
- a CDS encoding site-2 protease family protein codes for MIDYILLFIVICYISITVHEVAHSLAYIFHRMRIRAIYIYPFCFIKNKNNWKTLINFNCVGLMGASVVDLFEINNDDDFKRVTEAFANSMLCATISGIIMTILGLVLIIIGYVAGENKSLVDVGGLLFAINFVLVINCFARSGNVGGDYFAYKYMFKNNEISAQFIFNYIKLSSNYNEIRRNNTYLRKMLIKIFERKVEEDITNIDAISIATGFISDFLAAKIDLPESIKIYLKDFYRNTDKFSKVKNIEIYKKFITRVACYYEFIGKHEIAEKLYNDLIINFPKGEVDNYYKLQAEQIILHKDNYAILSDRKNIKPDTFYTFYRLFDGYISDEVYINGLRNSK; via the coding sequence ATGATAGATTATATTTTGCTTTTTATTGTTATTTGCTATATATCTATTACCGTTCATGAAGTTGCTCATTCTTTAGCTTATATTTTTCACCGAATGAGAATAAGAGCAATATATATTTATCCTTTTTGTTTTATAAAGAATAAAAATAATTGGAAAACGCTAATAAATTTTAATTGTGTAGGTCTCATGGGGGCATCTGTTGTAGATCTATTTGAAATAAATAATGATGATGATTTCAAGAGAGTGACTGAGGCATTTGCGAATTCGATGTTATGTGCAACAATATCCGGTATTATTATGACAATTTTAGGATTGGTTTTGATAATTATAGGATATGTGGCAGGTGAAAATAAAAGTTTAGTAGATGTAGGAGGTTTATTATTTGCTATAAATTTTGTTTTAGTGATCAATTGTTTTGCTAGATCGGGAAATGTGGGAGGAGATTATTTTGCATATAAATATATGTTTAAAAATAATGAAATTTCTGCACAGTTTATTTTTAATTACATAAAGCTGTCATCGAATTACAATGAGATTCGAAGGAATAATACATATTTAAGGAAAATGCTGATAAAAATTTTTGAAAGGAAGGTAGAAGAAGATATAACAAATATTGATGCTATTTCAATTGCAACAGGTTTTATATCTGACTTTTTGGCGGCAAAAATTGATTTGCCGGAGTCAATAAAAATATATTTAAAAGATTTTTATAGAAATACTGATAAATTTTCCAAAGTGAAAAACATTGAGATATACAAAAAGTTTATTACTAGAGTTGCTTGTTATTATGAGTTTATTGGTAAACATGAAATAGCTGAAAAACTTTATAATGATTTAATTATAAATTTTCCAAAGGGAGAAGTTGATAATTATTATAAATTGCAAGCGGAACAAATAATTTTACACAAAGATAATTACGCAATTTTGAGCGACAGAAAGAATATTAAACCTGATACATTTTATACTTTTTATAGATTATTTGATGGATATATTAGTGATGAAGTTTATATTAATGGGCTAAGAAATAGTAAATAG
- a CDS encoding HlyD family secretion protein, translated as MSNQVKTLNELKDSRILYDKNVPGFAYMIIIIVMALIITIIIWSILTPKIDIIKAPGMVQSINKNYVMVPYSGKIVDINIEEGTYVEKGNVLLTIKSTEFDLQAKQLDGKKELCMEKIRQLKKLAASIKDDINYFNEGDEKDNLYYYQFENYKSQIAQQKFDAEMYKSYGYTDAQIENEIEKNQNKITEIYYSTLKSIEDSIQQYENELRKIELQLEAVGSGQEEYQVEANATGKIHMLAEYKEGMVVQAGSAIANIASEQDEYKIQAYVDANSIARISIGDKVKIAVSGLAETVYGTITGQVVRKDNDITTDSEKGTSYFKVDIIPDNTYIISKKRLKG; from the coding sequence GTGAGTAATCAAGTTAAAACTTTAAATGAATTAAAGGATAGTAGAATACTTTATGATAAAAATGTACCTGGATTTGCTTACATGATAATAATAATTGTTATGGCATTAATAATTACTATTATAATTTGGAGTATATTAACCCCTAAAATAGATATAATTAAAGCTCCCGGAATGGTTCAAAGTATTAACAAAAACTATGTAATGGTACCATATAGCGGAAAAATAGTGGATATTAATATTGAAGAAGGGACTTATGTTGAAAAAGGAAACGTGCTTTTGACAATAAAAAGTACAGAGTTTGATTTACAGGCTAAACAGTTGGATGGGAAAAAAGAGCTTTGTATGGAAAAAATAAGGCAGCTTAAGAAGCTAGCAGCTTCTATAAAGGATGATATAAACTATTTTAATGAAGGTGATGAAAAAGATAATCTATATTATTATCAATTTGAAAACTACAAAAGTCAGATTGCACAACAGAAATTCGATGCGGAAATGTATAAGTCATATGGTTATACTGATGCTCAAATAGAAAACGAAATAGAGAAAAATCAGAATAAAATAACTGAGATTTATTATTCCACTTTAAAATCAATTGAAGATTCTATCCAACAATACGAAAACGAATTGAGAAAAATAGAGCTCCAACTTGAAGCGGTTGGAAGTGGACAAGAGGAATATCAGGTGGAGGCTAATGCTACTGGAAAAATACATATGTTAGCTGAATATAAGGAAGGAATGGTGGTTCAGGCGGGAAGCGCTATTGCCAATATTGCTTCTGAACAGGATGAATATAAGATACAAGCGTATGTTGATGCTAATAGCATAGCACGAATTTCTATTGGAGATAAAGTCAAGATTGCAGTCTCAGGACTGGCAGAGACTGTGTATGGAACAATAACGGGACAAGTAGTTAGAAAGGATAATGATATAACAACGGACAGTGAGAAAGGAACAAGTTATTTTAAAGTTGATATAATACCGGACAATACATACATAATAAGTAAAAAAAGGTTAAAAGGTTAA
- a CDS encoding Ig-like domain-containing protein, which translates to MTLLIKKVRYYSSKESVAKVNELGRITVVSPGTT; encoded by the coding sequence TTGACGCTACTGATAAAAAAAGTAAGATATTACTCAAGTAAGGAGTCGGTCGCAAAAGTAAATGAGTTGGGAAGGATTACTGTGGTATCTCCTGGTACAACCTGA
- a CDS encoding Ig-like domain-containing protein, with translation MDFGDYKKEMRVGDNQLMSVTVFPYDATDKNVRYASSNEKVATVNGLGKIIALSEGETVITAKAGNKENSFVLKVLPKKDTIYVRCMERRRGFAVRQVIGAVLWCYS, from the coding sequence TTGGATTTCGGTGATTATAAAAAAGAAATGAGGGTTGGAGATAATCAACTGATGTCAGTAACTGTTTTTCCTTATGATGCAACTGACAAAAACGTAAGATATGCGTCAAGCAATGAAAAAGTAGCTACTGTCAATGGACTTGGCAAAATTATTGCTCTTTCGGAAGGAGAAACTGTAATAACTGCAAAAGCAGGAAATAAGGAAAATTCATTTGTTTTAAAAGTATTACCCAAAAAAGACACCATTTATGTTAGATGTATGGAAAGAAGGCGTGGTTTTGCAGTGAGACAGGTTATAGGTGCTGTCTTGTGGTGCTATAGTTAA
- a CDS encoding copper amine oxidase N-terminal domain-containing protein, producing the protein MKKFALVIAVALLMISIFSVLNVFGEMPLRIVVDGDRLFFPDAQPFIDSNGRTQVPARFIGERLGATVTWDSAAQKAVFVKGNKKLVLYIGKKEYELDGKTLQMDTAALLHEDRTFVPARYVAEAFGATVRWDSVIKTVYIDTEGRVVPTPQATKDPVYGWIKVETNLTYVEYSMSITFSSDQELMKARLDAAEKMFAEKYGESIAKEVFQYLRQKKKREDDLPLKQYKMGNKIVTAEAAGISFMLDVWKEGVVLQ; encoded by the coding sequence ATGAAGAAGTTTGCATTAGTTATAGCAGTAGCACTATTAATGATATCAATATTTTCAGTATTAAATGTATTTGGAGAGATGCCACTTCGCATAGTGGTAGACGGAGATAGATTATTTTTCCCTGATGCACAGCCCTTTATAGATTCCAATGGAAGAACACAGGTACCTGCAAGGTTTATAGGAGAGAGGCTGGGAGCAACAGTAACTTGGGATAGTGCAGCACAGAAAGCAGTTTTTGTAAAAGGGAATAAGAAATTGGTTCTTTATATAGGAAAGAAGGAATATGAACTGGACGGGAAAACACTACAAATGGATACAGCAGCATTGTTACATGAAGACAGAACTTTTGTGCCAGCTCGATATGTGGCAGAAGCTTTTGGGGCTACTGTAAGATGGGATAGTGTAATAAAAACAGTGTATATTGATACGGAAGGAAGAGTAGTACCTACACCACAGGCTACGAAAGATCCTGTGTATGGATGGATTAAGGTTGAAACAAACCTAACATATGTTGAATATAGTATGTCTATTACTTTTTCATCAGATCAGGAATTGATGAAAGCAAGGTTAGATGCAGCTGAGAAAATGTTTGCCGAAAAGTACGGTGAATCTATTGCTAAAGAGGTCTTTCAATATTTAAGACAAAAGAAGAAAAGAGAGGATGATTTACCTTTGAAACAGTATAAAATGGGTAACAAAATTGTAACTGCTGAAGCTGCAGGTATATCGTTTATGTTAGATGTATGGAAAGAAGGTGTAGTTTTGCAGTGA
- a CDS encoding Athe_2463 domain-containing protein — protein sequence MRKVIAIVLAIFFITATVIANINATEEITRPQLVELANKELISSGIYNEEYFKLSNKNGKPLSTNPYLSGYRNYIVYGNPHGDFKEGRYRYLGYTMSDAIFTNYLFPNDVTSTTGLWDRDWIEDPKRDPNTKMRPEVKGENAFDNNPLYEESIRLGLKLISRKNPDGSLLDFPDDKIAERQWHKYVHIYQPPTSVSWGCGIMFHNNGRNYLTVPLSPEGLRGDLSVQFEEIPSSVVAGDKVQVLVQIKSTFKRDLTEADGNAPVFKWEIVDKVTNKPVPSVKYYGYEDRDTGKIEISSDGETALLAEFEMPEHEVNVKFEINKEGSNPPETYLDNNVLDAVITPALKINTFGDIELDYNILSRKVSFPLANGKAITAKLSAPTGRLTGNAWGALNIYNNSINLFRGFEDQTIRVNESAGTIIKYPEISTTIHRKDATYDSNSNTYDNPMEGKWLDGPAAKTATGKITFEGRAYANYIYTITKTNEDGSTYTETRTGITSADFDSGTDTKNITTKIYNGKPTIPAKTFENKIENNTPNYLQKNLWWTSEPYKLDVVRWMCHQDVDGSLYGWTAVPGRYKRTFTQQNSAVVKWNTLRTMKEDYKRSREAARNMDYRKSEYDKAVFSSDIGLKNVDYPIKAGYYFNPTGTYTFTVETVTYKPTKTETKDHKEIVEAVINSFRYESDLMYINSNNQPVNLQNELLSKSGNTYVRRPAALTAKDPTGGDGVKMLYVEKTNYTSDFEELKHSEKSGEYTHEFFKAILEGYEESGTLGSKENYKYREYIKDGQKMYKVTEKTTVIIKINPDNRKVYTYINMPDGKYTVAAWIGDIALSEANSEFKKLGTLKGVYNFDTIEVTVKGTLYDDQNSIIGR from the coding sequence GTGAGAAAGGTTATAGCTATTGTCTTGGCTATTTTTTTCATAACTGCTACTGTAATTGCTAACATAAACGCTACAGAAGAAATAACAAGGCCACAACTAGTTGAGTTAGCAAATAAGGAACTCATTTCATCAGGAATTTATAATGAAGAGTATTTTAAATTATCAAATAAAAATGGAAAACCTCTTTCTACTAACCCATATTTATCAGGGTATAGGAATTATATTGTTTATGGGAATCCTCATGGCGATTTTAAAGAAGGTAGATATAGGTATTTAGGTTATACCATGTCGGATGCAATTTTTACCAATTATCTATTCCCAAATGATGTGACTTCAACAACAGGACTTTGGGATAGAGATTGGATTGAAGATCCTAAAAGAGATCCAAATACTAAAATGAGACCAGAAGTTAAGGGAGAGAATGCCTTTGATAACAACCCACTATATGAGGAGAGCATAAGGTTGGGGTTAAAACTAATATCAAGAAAGAATCCTGACGGTTCACTGCTGGATTTCCCTGATGACAAAATTGCAGAAAGACAATGGCACAAATATGTCCACATATACCAGCCGCCCACAAGCGTAAGCTGGGGATGTGGCATTATGTTTCATAACAACGGTAGAAATTATCTGACAGTACCACTGTCGCCGGAAGGACTTAGGGGTGACCTTAGTGTACAATTTGAAGAAATACCGTCAAGTGTTGTAGCTGGTGATAAAGTACAAGTACTTGTACAAATTAAATCTACTTTTAAAAGAGACTTGACTGAAGCCGATGGAAATGCACCGGTTTTTAAATGGGAGATTGTAGATAAGGTTACCAATAAGCCGGTACCTTCAGTAAAGTATTATGGCTATGAGGATAGGGATACCGGAAAGATTGAAATATCGTCGGATGGTGAAACAGCGCTTTTGGCGGAATTTGAGATGCCGGAACATGAGGTTAATGTTAAATTTGAGATAAACAAAGAAGGATCAAATCCCCCGGAAACTTATCTTGATAACAATGTTTTGGATGCGGTGATAACACCGGCGTTAAAAATTAACACCTTTGGAGATATAGAACTTGACTACAATATATTGAGCAGGAAAGTCAGTTTTCCTTTAGCTAACGGCAAGGCTATAACTGCAAAACTTTCAGCACCTACGGGAAGGTTGACAGGAAATGCCTGGGGAGCATTAAATATCTACAATAATTCCATTAACTTGTTCAGAGGCTTTGAAGATCAAACAATAAGAGTGAATGAATCGGCAGGTACTATAATAAAATATCCGGAAATTAGCACAACAATACATAGGAAAGATGCCACATATGATTCAAATAGCAATACTTATGACAATCCTATGGAAGGAAAATGGCTGGACGGACCGGCTGCAAAAACAGCCACAGGAAAGATTACTTTTGAGGGCAGGGCTTATGCCAATTACATATACACCATTACCAAAACTAATGAGGATGGGAGTACATACACAGAAACGAGAACGGGTATTACCAGTGCAGATTTTGATTCCGGTACCGATACAAAAAACATAACGACTAAAATATACAACGGCAAACCTACAATACCGGCAAAGACTTTTGAAAATAAAATAGAGAACAATACACCAAATTATTTACAGAAGAACTTGTGGTGGACAAGCGAGCCTTATAAGTTGGATGTGGTACGCTGGATGTGCCACCAAGATGTAGATGGCTCACTATATGGATGGACGGCAGTACCGGGCCGTTATAAAAGGACTTTTACACAACAGAATAGTGCTGTAGTTAAGTGGAATACATTAAGAACTATGAAAGAGGACTACAAAAGAAGCCGTGAAGCCGCGAGAAATATGGATTACAGAAAATCCGAATATGACAAGGCTGTTTTTTCATCGGATATAGGTCTAAAAAATGTGGATTATCCCATTAAGGCAGGATATTATTTTAACCCTACAGGAACGTATACATTTACTGTTGAAACAGTTACATACAAGCCGACAAAAACTGAAACAAAAGACCACAAAGAAATAGTCGAAGCAGTCATCAATTCCTTCCGCTATGAATCGGATTTAATGTATATAAACAGCAATAATCAACCGGTAAATTTGCAAAACGAATTACTGAGCAAAAGTGGAAACACTTATGTAAGACGACCTGCTGCATTAACAGCAAAAGATCCGACCGGGGGTGACGGTGTGAAGATGCTCTATGTGGAGAAAACGAACTACACCAGTGATTTTGAAGAATTAAAACACAGTGAAAAAAGTGGCGAATACACCCACGAATTTTTCAAGGCGATACTTGAGGGCTATGAGGAGTCCGGTACTCTTGGAAGCAAGGAAAACTACAAATACAGAGAATATATAAAAGACGGACAGAAAATGTACAAAGTTACTGAGAAAACAACAGTTATCATCAAAATTAATCCCGATAATAGAAAGGTATATACGTATATAAACATGCCGGACGGAAAATATACGGTAGCAGCGTGGATTGGGGATATTGCACTGTCTGAAGCAAACAGTGAATTTAAAAAACTTGGCACATTAAAAGGAGTATACAATTTTGATACCATTGAGGTAACTGTAAAGGGTACGCTTTATGATGACCAAAATTCCATAATAGGACGCTGA
- a CDS encoding copper amine oxidase N-terminal domain-containing protein, whose translation MNSKSFFGILAAGLLIAVFAGVIMPSKVLAEASGTTVVLQVNSTNAIINGKSVTLDVAPYIDASSGRTLVPLRFISEALGYTVWWDNEEKAVRIFNKIGMYTIDSSEGSVEYFRSLSTYKYIKLTIGSNVAETSDNYIVGEYVPIDNISIEQAPVIKDGRTMLPVRFVSEQMGLNVEWDGKTQKITISSKGEEYVPELIEAALKMVATPYIEADKSVEDDRGYMKSKQPEKFFMKIGLGGLNYNVELAVQSSEYSEDVLSGEIKGFKDDTAYFGYELANQGVYRYDGTIKVTEEGFVVNYTNEKGEKCSITFPNK comes from the coding sequence ATGAACTCAAAAAGCTTTTTTGGTATTTTGGCGGCAGGTCTGTTGATAGCAGTGTTTGCAGGTGTAATCATGCCAAGTAAAGTGTTGGCGGAAGCTTCAGGAACGACAGTTGTACTGCAGGTGAATAGTACTAATGCTATAATTAATGGCAAAAGTGTAACATTGGATGTTGCCCCGTATATTGATGCAAGCAGTGGCAGAACATTGGTACCCTTGAGATTTATATCGGAAGCCTTGGGGTATACGGTTTGGTGGGATAACGAAGAGAAAGCTGTTAGAATTTTTAATAAGATTGGTATGTATACAATAGATAGCTCAGAAGGTTCAGTAGAATATTTCAGATCATTGAGTACATATAAATATATCAAATTGACAATAGGTAGTAATGTTGCCGAGACAAGCGATAATTATATAGTTGGTGAATATGTTCCCATAGATAATATATCTATAGAACAAGCACCGGTAATTAAAGACGGAAGGACAATGCTTCCTGTAAGGTTTGTTTCAGAACAAATGGGTTTAAATGTGGAATGGGACGGTAAAACTCAAAAAATAACAATTTCGTCCAAAGGAGAAGAATATGTTCCTGAACTTATTGAAGCTGCACTAAAGATGGTTGCAACACCATATATTGAAGCGGATAAATCAGTAGAAGATGATCGTGGATATATGAAATCTAAACAGCCTGAGAAATTTTTTATGAAGATTGGATTGGGTGGACTTAATTATAATGTAGAGTTAGCTGTTCAATCATCAGAATACAGTGAAGATGTACTGAGTGGAGAGATTAAGGGTTTCAAGGATGATACAGCGTACTTTGGTTATGAACTGGCTAACCAAGGAGTTTATAGGTATGATGGTACTATTAAAGTTACCGAGGAAGGCTTTGTTGTTAACTATACAAATGAAAAGGGAGAAAAGTGTTCCATTACTTTCCCCAATAAGTAG
- the ltrA gene encoding group II intron reverse transcriptase/maturase: MEEGKSFEISRHQVLEAYKRVKANHGASGVDGVNFEEFEKDLKNNLYKLWNRMSSGSYFPKAVRGVEIPKKNGKKRLLGIPTIEDRVAQMTVRMSFEQLVEPIFSSNSYGYRPNRSAIEAVAVTRERCWKTPWVLEFDIKGLFDNIDHELLNRAVRKHTDSKWIILYIERFLKAAIKMPDGTIQQRKCGTPQGGVISPVLANLFMHYAFDMWMKREFPGNQWVRYADDGIIHCKTKEEAEYILGKLKERMLKCKLEIHPEKTRIVYCRSDKNTERHEHESFDFLGYTFRRRLVKSKYGNFFNAFTPAVSKEASQKFRDRIREIRRNNKIVSIEKLAEEMNPVIRGWANYFSKFCSREAIKILNYVNLSLIKWCRKKYKRIRGSKGKAYRYLARLAKSKSDLFYHWKIGIRPTIG; the protein is encoded by the coding sequence ATGGAAGAAGGAAAGTCGTTTGAGATTTCACGACATCAAGTCCTGGAAGCATACAAACGTGTAAAAGCGAATCATGGTGCAAGTGGAGTTGATGGTGTTAACTTTGAAGAATTTGAAAAGGACTTGAAGAACAACCTATACAAGCTATGGAACAGGATGTCATCAGGGAGCTACTTTCCGAAAGCAGTTAGGGGAGTGGAAATACCAAAGAAAAACGGGAAGAAAAGGTTACTGGGGATACCGACAATAGAAGACAGAGTGGCACAAATGACCGTCCGCATGAGCTTTGAGCAGTTAGTTGAGCCTATATTTAGTAGTAATTCATATGGATATAGGCCAAACCGTTCAGCAATTGAAGCGGTAGCAGTAACTAGGGAAAGGTGCTGGAAAACGCCATGGGTATTGGAATTTGACATCAAAGGACTATTTGACAATATAGACCACGAATTATTAAATAGGGCGGTAAGAAAGCATACAGATAGCAAATGGATTATCCTGTATATTGAGAGGTTTCTAAAAGCAGCAATAAAAATGCCGGACGGGACGATACAGCAAAGGAAATGCGGAACACCACAAGGCGGAGTAATAAGTCCGGTTTTAGCAAATCTCTTTATGCACTATGCATTTGACATGTGGATGAAGAGGGAATTTCCGGGGAATCAATGGGTAAGATATGCAGACGATGGAATAATTCACTGCAAAACAAAGGAAGAAGCGGAATATATTTTAGGAAAACTAAAAGAACGAATGCTTAAATGTAAACTTGAGATACACCCGGAAAAGACTCGCATTGTATATTGTAGAAGTGACAAAAATACAGAAAGACACGAGCACGAATCCTTTGATTTTCTTGGGTATACCTTCAGGAGAAGGTTAGTCAAGAGCAAGTATGGCAACTTCTTCAATGCATTTACTCCGGCAGTCAGCAAAGAAGCAAGTCAAAAGTTTAGGGATAGGATAAGAGAAATAAGAAGGAACAACAAAATAGTATCCATAGAAAAGCTTGCGGAAGAAATGAATCCAGTAATACGGGGTTGGGCTAACTACTTTTCAAAATTTTGTTCAAGGGAAGCAATAAAAATATTAAATTATGTGAATCTCTCATTAATCAAGTGGTGTAGGAAAAAGTATAAAAGAATTAGAGGAAGTAAAGGAAAAGCATATAGATATCTGGCACGTCTAGCAAAATCTAAATCTGATTTATTCTACCACTGGAAAATAGGGATACGTCCGACGATTGGATAA